Proteins encoded together in one Flavobacterium keumense window:
- a CDS encoding AraC family transcriptional regulator: MSEEYIKRVNTILTYIDNNLSGDLSLETIAKLSFYSPFHFHRLFKSITNETLNGYVTRKRIEKAASLLMHQKDISIAELVLQFGFSSNATFTRAFKKYYKQSPSDFRKSHFNSFSKISKTNSKKGKENSALDEYICTLTNLKKWIQMNATIEIKELPKMEWAFITHIGVEGLDAAYGKLLQWAIPKGLVGNDLKMGRIYHDSFKITEPDKVRMSACLLLQSPIEVTGEIGLTFTQKGKYIVGHFEIAPHDFGKSWQSLFIWMNENGYKKVDQNPFEIIHNNFNEHPEKKCIVDLCIPIE, translated from the coding sequence ATGAGTGAAGAATACATCAAGCGAGTGAATACAATATTGACTTATATTGACAACAATTTAAGTGGCGATTTATCTTTAGAAACTATTGCTAAACTAAGCTTTTATTCTCCTTTTCACTTTCACCGCCTTTTTAAGTCAATAACTAATGAAACTTTGAATGGATATGTGACTCGCAAAAGAATTGAAAAAGCAGCTTCATTACTGATGCATCAGAAAGACATAAGCATTGCAGAGCTTGTTTTACAATTTGGATTTAGTAGTAATGCTACATTTACAAGAGCCTTCAAGAAATATTACAAACAAAGTCCAAGCGATTTTAGAAAGTCTCATTTCAATTCATTTAGCAAGATTAGCAAAACGAATAGCAAGAAAGGAAAAGAAAATAGCGCTTTAGATGAATACATTTGTACCCTTACTAACCTAAAAAAATGGATACAAATGAATGCTACAATTGAAATTAAAGAACTCCCTAAAATGGAGTGGGCTTTTATCACTCATATTGGAGTGGAAGGATTGGATGCTGCTTATGGAAAATTACTCCAATGGGCTATTCCTAAAGGTCTTGTGGGGAATGATTTAAAAATGGGACGTATTTATCACGATAGTTTTAAGATAACAGAACCTGATAAAGTACGAATGAGCGCTTGTCTTTTACTCCAATCGCCAATTGAAGTGACTGGTGAAATTGGTTTGACATTTACCCAAAAGGGAAAATACATCGTAGGCCATTTTGAGATAGCACCTCATGATTTCGGGAAGTCTTGGCAATCCCTATTTATTTGGATGAATGAAAATGGATATAAAAAAGTTGACCAAAATCCATTTGAAATAATCCACAATAATTTCAATGAGCATCCGGAGAAAAAATGCATTGTGGACTTGTGTATTCCTATTGAATAA
- a CDS encoding DMT family transporter, producing the protein MRTRIKNAFLNQIKTIGLPILALCWVSFFWGTTWIASKEGVKHMPALQLAAIRQFIGGFLYIAFFLWKKTPWPKGKQWKFILILSGLNFVLSNGLSTWGVKYISSGLGAIIGALVPLWVVIISFFRGERLSKLSIIGLIVGFSGICVVFYDHLSDFLLPDFRFGILISIIATLTWAFGTLYTKKKATSFNPYFGLGLQMFISSILLFAFTGATGTSVSLSAIPAASWWAIGYLVVFGSVLTFIAFIYALQRLPSEISSIYAYVNPIVAVLLGTIIFNESLNPPIVIGGSITLIGLYMVNQSMRKNRA; encoded by the coding sequence GTGAGAACCCGAATAAAAAATGCTTTTCTAAACCAAATCAAAACTATTGGTTTGCCCATTTTAGCTCTTTGTTGGGTTAGTTTTTTTTGGGGAACTACTTGGATTGCTTCCAAAGAAGGTGTGAAACACATGCCTGCTTTGCAACTCGCTGCTATCCGACAATTTATCGGTGGATTTCTTTACATCGCTTTCTTTTTATGGAAGAAAACCCCTTGGCCGAAAGGCAAACAATGGAAATTTATCTTGATTTTGAGTGGGCTTAATTTTGTTTTGAGTAATGGGCTTAGCACTTGGGGTGTAAAATATATTAGTAGCGGATTAGGAGCAATCATTGGGGCTTTGGTCCCGTTATGGGTCGTGATTATTAGTTTTTTTAGAGGCGAACGCTTGTCAAAATTATCTATAATTGGTCTAATCGTAGGCTTTTCTGGAATTTGTGTGGTTTTTTACGACCATTTGAGTGATTTTCTACTTCCTGATTTTCGATTTGGAATTTTGATTTCTATTATAGCCACTTTAACATGGGCTTTTGGCACCTTATATACTAAGAAAAAAGCAACGAGTTTTAATCCCTATTTTGGATTAGGATTGCAAATGTTTATTTCGAGTATTTTGCTTTTTGCTTTTACGGGAGCTACAGGAACTTCTGTAAGTTTGTCTGCAATTCCAGCCGCTTCCTGGTGGGCCATTGGTTACTTGGTAGTGTTTGGGTCGGTCTTGACCTTCATTGCCTTCATTTATGCTTTGCAACGGCTTCCATCGGAAATTAGTAGTATTTATGCCTATGTTAACCCAATCGTAGCGGTTTTACTAGGAACTATTATTTTTAATGAATCATTAAATCCTCCTATTGTAATCGGCGGAAGCATAACTTTAATTGGTTTGTATATGGTCAACCAATCCATGAGAAAAAATAGAGCATAA
- a CDS encoding SDR family oxidoreductase, translated as MTQISILGCGWLGFPLAKALVQNGFLVKGSTTSKEKVFILKSAGIEPFIVQLEEEKISESVTDFLANSQILIVNIPPKLRGNSTENFVSKIENLLPFIEKSTVEKVLFVSSTSVYGDDNDLVTEDTPLNPDTEGGRQLVIVESLLQKNTLFETTILRFGGLIGEDRNPVRFLSGRENIENPDAPINLIHQDDCIAIIEKIIALNSWNKTFNAVAPYHPSRKEYYTQKATDLNLALPKFAASNTIVGKTILNDKLIKLLQYSFIKPTL; from the coding sequence ATGACACAAATTAGTATTTTAGGCTGTGGTTGGCTAGGTTTTCCTTTGGCGAAAGCCTTAGTTCAAAACGGATTTTTGGTAAAAGGTTCGACGACCTCAAAAGAGAAAGTATTTATTTTAAAATCGGCCGGAATTGAGCCTTTTATAGTACAATTAGAGGAAGAAAAAATCAGTGAATCTGTTACTGATTTTTTGGCTAATAGCCAAATTTTAATTGTGAACATTCCGCCTAAATTAAGAGGCAATTCAACTGAAAATTTTGTTTCTAAAATTGAAAATTTACTTCCTTTTATTGAAAAATCAACGGTTGAAAAAGTACTTTTTGTGAGTTCGACATCGGTCTATGGTGATGATAATGATCTAGTTACCGAAGACACTCCTTTAAACCCTGACACAGAAGGTGGGCGCCAACTGGTAATTGTAGAAAGTCTTTTGCAAAAAAACACCCTTTTTGAAACAACTATCTTGCGTTTTGGAGGTTTGATTGGCGAAGATAGAAATCCAGTTCGGTTTTTATCAGGACGAGAAAATATTGAAAACCCAGACGCACCCATTAACTTAATTCATCAAGACGATTGTATTGCCATTATTGAAAAAATTATAGCCTTGAATTCTTGGAACAAAACCTTTAATGCTGTAGCGCCTTATCACCCAAGTAGAAAAGAATATTATACTCAAAAAGCAACCGATTTGAATTTGGCTTTGCCTAAATTTGCTGCTTCAAATACCATTGTAGGCAAAACGATTTTGAATGACAAACTCATTAAACTCCTACAATATTCCTTTATAAAACCAACGTTATAA
- a CDS encoding M28 family peptidase, producing the protein MKKNYSTLYSSLFLLAILTLAFLTMMPQWTSDEEEPLTEFSTQRAFKQVRAISRQPHFVGSKNHEEVAQYLLKELEKLGLETSVQEGYALSDWGNLVKSKNLLARIKGTDSSKALLLLSHYDSAPHSYSLGASDAGSGVATILESVRTFLYNKTAHKNDIIILFTDAEELGLNGAALFVTQHQWAKEVGVVLNFEARGSSGPSYMLMETNGGNAGLVHEFAAAKVPLPASNSLMYSIYKMLPNDTDLTVFREQGNIQGYNFAFIDDHYNYHTAQDDSKHLNKKTLEHQGTYLMPLLHYFANANFDATVSKEDYAYFTLPFTFISYPFSWIVPMVLIALVLFVFLVFVGVGKRILSFKEIGKGGIPFLGATLTSGLLAYFGWKFLLNYYPQYNDLLNGFTYNGHSYIAGFVALTLAICFIFYHFFSEKKTTMNHFVAPLFLWILINCGLAFALKGAGFLIIPVFFGLIAFGFFILTQKSNTLLNLICSIPTLLIIAPFIQMFPIGLGLKVLFGSAILTALTFGLLLPVFGAYTKKGAWSLLFLAIAGIFFAKAHVQSGYELGKAKSNSLLYIYNADTQKANWVTYDTNLDPWTKNYLGNHPQTADFMKDTPLFSKYNSGFTYAAEAPKKELAQPTIEFLKDQIVGNQRQLKIKITPNRNVNRYDIFASEEMILSNFKANGVQAIGQKGAKYDRKRGKKILSYYVVNNEPLEMEFIMNKATPFDMELLESSFDLMRNALFPMIKRQNWMIPTPFVLNDAVVIQKKIIPKPVIQPVIKKAVAVPVVQDSLTEPKPEIEIETPKVP; encoded by the coding sequence ATGAAAAAAAATTATTCAACCCTTTACAGTTCGCTTTTTCTGCTAGCGATTCTTACGTTAGCCTTTCTTACTATGATGCCACAATGGACATCGGATGAAGAAGAACCTCTAACCGAATTCTCCACCCAAAGAGCATTCAAACAAGTGAGAGCTATTTCGCGTCAACCTCATTTTGTAGGTTCTAAAAACCACGAAGAGGTCGCACAATATTTACTAAAAGAATTAGAAAAATTAGGATTAGAGACCTCAGTTCAAGAAGGCTATGCGTTGAGTGATTGGGGGAATTTGGTGAAATCCAAGAATCTTTTGGCAAGAATCAAAGGAACCGATAGTTCCAAAGCATTATTACTTTTATCGCACTACGATAGTGCGCCACATTCTTATTCATTGGGCGCCAGCGATGCAGGTTCGGGAGTAGCTACCATTTTAGAAAGTGTCCGAACATTTTTATACAACAAAACCGCACACAAAAATGATATTATCATTCTCTTCACTGATGCCGAAGAATTGGGTTTGAATGGCGCAGCGCTCTTTGTTACACAGCACCAATGGGCAAAAGAAGTGGGGGTAGTTTTGAACTTTGAAGCGCGCGGCTCATCCGGTCCTAGTTATATGTTGATGGAAACCAATGGTGGCAATGCCGGATTAGTACACGAATTTGCTGCCGCAAAAGTGCCGCTTCCCGCTTCCAATTCCTTGATGTATAGTATTTATAAAATGCTACCCAACGATACCGACTTGACTGTCTTTAGAGAACAAGGCAATATCCAAGGTTATAATTTTGCATTCATCGACGATCACTACAATTACCACACAGCACAAGACGATAGCAAACACCTCAACAAAAAAACATTAGAACATCAAGGCACGTATTTAATGCCTTTATTGCATTATTTTGCTAATGCCAATTTTGATGCTACAGTTTCCAAAGAAGACTACGCTTATTTTACCCTACCGTTTACTTTCATCAGTTATCCATTTAGTTGGATTGTACCAATGGTATTGATTGCTTTAGTACTTTTTGTGTTCCTGGTTTTTGTAGGAGTTGGAAAGCGCATTTTATCGTTCAAAGAAATTGGCAAAGGTGGTATTCCGTTTTTGGGTGCTACACTTACTAGCGGATTGTTGGCTTATTTTGGATGGAAGTTCTTGCTGAATTACTATCCGCAATACAACGATTTACTCAATGGATTTACCTATAACGGTCATTCTTATATTGCAGGATTTGTAGCTTTAACTTTAGCCATTTGTTTTATTTTTTACCATTTTTTCTCCGAGAAAAAAACCACAATGAATCATTTTGTGGCGCCTCTTTTCCTTTGGATATTGATCAATTGCGGATTGGCTTTTGCTTTAAAAGGAGCTGGGTTTTTAATTATTCCGGTGTTTTTTGGTTTGATTGCCTTTGGATTTTTTATCCTTACGCAAAAATCAAATACCCTACTCAATTTAATTTGCAGTATTCCTACACTTTTAATTATTGCACCATTCATTCAAATGTTCCCTATCGGGCTAGGACTTAAAGTACTTTTTGGAAGTGCTATTTTGACTGCTTTGACCTTTGGATTGTTGTTGCCGGTTTTTGGAGCTTACACCAAAAAAGGAGCGTGGTCATTATTGTTTTTGGCGATTGCCGGAATCTTTTTTGCAAAAGCACACGTACAATCGGGTTATGAATTAGGCAAAGCCAAATCCAATAGTTTGCTCTACATCTATAATGCCGACACCCAAAAAGCCAATTGGGTGACCTATGACACCAATTTAGACCCGTGGACTAAAAACTATTTGGGGAACCATCCTCAAACTGCTGATTTTATGAAAGACACCCCGTTGTTTAGCAAATACAATTCAGGTTTTACCTACGCTGCAGAGGCGCCTAAAAAAGAATTAGCTCAACCCACCATCGAGTTTTTAAAAGATCAAATAGTAGGTAACCAACGCCAATTAAAAATTAAAATTACGCCCAATCGCAACGTGAATCGTTATGATATTTTTGCTTCCGAAGAAATGATTCTTTCTAATTTCAAGGCAAATGGCGTTCAAGCTATTGGACAAAAAGGCGCTAAATACGATCGTAAAAGAGGTAAAAAAATCTTGAGTTATTATGTGGTGAATAATGAACCGTTAGAAATGGAATTCATTATGAACAAGGCAACTCCATTTGATATGGAATTATTAGAAAGTTCATTTGACTTGATGCGTAATGCCTTGTTTCCAATGATTAAAAGGCAAAATTGGATGATACCAACTCCATTTGTTTTGAATGACGCAGTTGTGATTCAGAAAAAAATTATTCCAAAACCAGTGATACAACCTGTAATAAAAAAAGCTGTAGCCGTTCCTGTAGTTCAAGACAGTCTGACCGAACCAAAACCTGAGATAGAAATCGAAACTCCTAAAGTACCTTAA
- a CDS encoding single-stranded DNA-binding protein — protein sequence MKNRVQLIGRVGQDPEVKNLEGGKKVATITIATNDVYYKDNGDKVEQTEWHRVTAWGKTAEIIEKYVTKGKEIAIEGKLTHRTYEDKNGEKRYVTDIVANEVLLLGK from the coding sequence ATGAAAAACAGAGTACAATTAATCGGAAGAGTAGGTCAAGATCCTGAAGTTAAAAACCTAGAAGGTGGAAAAAAAGTAGCCACTATCACAATCGCAACGAATGATGTCTATTACAAAGACAACGGAGACAAAGTAGAGCAAACCGAATGGCATCGCGTTACGGCTTGGGGTAAAACGGCTGAAATTATAGAGAAATACGTAACCAAAGGAAAAGAAATTGCTATTGAAGGCAAATTAACTCACCGCACTTACGAGGATAAAAATGGAGAAAAACGCTATGTAACCGATATCGTTGCTAATGAAGTGCTGCTGTTAGGGAAATAG
- a CDS encoding chloramphenicol acetyltransferase, translating to MKQKLDLTTWNRKEHFLFFKQMDEPFYGITTTIDCTQAYAKAKTLGISFFSYYLHKTLAAVNTVENFRYRIIEDEVYIFDVIDASATVMREDKTFGFSYMAFTENPIDFAQIVQTEIDRIQTTTGVITREYPENLIHFSALPWINFTSLSHARSFTWPDSCPKISFGKLTEEIGKKSMPISVHVHHGLVDGYHVGLFIERLQQLMNE from the coding sequence ATGAAACAAAAGCTCGACCTTACTACTTGGAACCGAAAAGAACATTTTTTGTTTTTCAAACAAATGGATGAGCCTTTTTATGGCATTACCACCACAATAGATTGTACGCAAGCGTATGCCAAAGCCAAAACACTAGGTATTTCATTTTTTAGCTATTACCTTCATAAAACCTTGGCTGCAGTGAATACGGTTGAGAATTTTCGGTACCGAATCATCGAGGACGAAGTTTATATTTTTGACGTAATTGATGCCTCAGCAACAGTGATGCGAGAAGACAAAACGTTTGGATTTTCGTATATGGCTTTTACTGAAAACCCTATTGATTTTGCACAAATCGTACAAACTGAGATTGACCGAATTCAAACAACCACTGGCGTTATTACAAGAGAATATCCTGAAAATTTGATTCATTTTTCGGCCTTACCTTGGATTAATTTCACCTCATTGTCTCATGCACGAAGTTTTACTTGGCCAGACAGTTGCCCGAAAATTTCTTTTGGAAAACTAACCGAAGAAATTGGTAAAAAATCAATGCCTATATCCGTTCATGTGCATCATGGTTTGGTTGATGGCTACCATGTAGGTTTATTTATTGAGCGATTACAACAATTAATGAATGAATAA
- a CDS encoding HAD family hydrolase, with translation MNPKIIAFDADDTLWVNETYFDETEKKFCELMQDYLSHQGISQELFKIEIANLKLYGYGIKGYVLSMIEAAMTISNHTIPVEVIEKIIQYGKELLEKPIVLLDGVEETLKALNGKYKLVVATKGDLLDQRRKLHNSGLGHYFHHIEVMSDKQEIDYSDLIKRLDIEPSDFLMIGNSLKSDVLPVLNIGGKGVHIPFHTTWAHERIDHTIEHENFHAFEKITDVLQLLQ, from the coding sequence ATGAATCCGAAAATAATAGCTTTTGACGCAGACGATACGCTTTGGGTAAACGAAACCTATTTTGACGAAACCGAAAAGAAATTTTGCGAATTGATGCAAGATTACCTTTCACATCAGGGAATTTCGCAAGAACTATTCAAAATTGAAATTGCTAATTTAAAACTGTATGGTTATGGTATCAAAGGGTATGTCCTTTCGATGATAGAAGCCGCAATGACCATTTCCAACCATACCATTCCTGTTGAAGTGATTGAAAAAATCATTCAATATGGTAAAGAATTACTTGAAAAACCGATTGTTTTACTAGATGGCGTTGAAGAAACTTTAAAAGCATTAAACGGAAAATACAAATTAGTCGTTGCTACAAAAGGCGATTTATTAGACCAAAGACGAAAATTACACAATTCTGGATTAGGTCACTATTTTCATCATATAGAAGTGATGTCAGACAAGCAAGAAATTGATTATTCCGATTTGATCAAACGACTTGACATTGAACCTTCAGACTTTTTAATGATTGGAAACTCATTAAAATCGGATGTCCTACCAGTATTAAACATTGGTGGAAAAGGTGTTCATATTCCTTTTCATACTACTTGGGCGCATGAACGAATTGATCATACCATTGAACATGAAAATTTTCATGCCTTTGAAAAAATTACCGACGTACTGCAATTACTACAGTAA
- the metG gene encoding methionine--tRNA ligase: MLENPTRYTITAALPYTNGPIHIGHLAGVYVPSDIYSRYLRLQGRNVLFVCGSDEHGVAISMKAKKEGITPQEVIDKYDGIIRKSFVDFGISFDNYSRTSAKIHHETASEFFKTLYDKGDFIEEVTEQLYDAKADQFLADRFVTGTCPKCGNEEAYGDQCEKCGSTLNATDLINPKSTITGETPVLKSTKHWFLPLDRYDAFLKEWILEGHKNDWKPNVYGQVKSWIDGGLEPRAVTRDLDWGIDVPVAGAEGKKLYVWFDAPIGYISSSKEWAAREGKNWEPYWKDQGTKLVHFIGKDNIVFHCIIFPAMLKAEGSYILPDNVPANEFLNLEGNKLSTSKNWAVWLHEYLEEFPNQQDVLRYALTSNAPETKDNDFTWKDFQARNNNELVAIFGNFINRVVVLTNKYYNGIVPQPNELSEVDEQTLAELQAYPAVISSSIERYRFREALGEMMNVARLGNKYLADEEPWKVIKDNPERVQTQMYVALQIAAALSTLCEPFLPFTAKKLARILKIEEPLNWNTIAEDSDLLVAGHQIGEAELLFAKIEDEAIQQQIDKLEATKTANKAEIASSLAITEPQKEVIQFEDFAKMDLRVGTILEAEKMPKANKLLILKVDTGIDVRTIVSGIAESFAPEDIIGKKVTVLVNLAPRNLRGVESQGMILMTTNAEGKLVFVNPDAEGVGNGETIN; encoded by the coding sequence ATGTTAGAAAATCCAACAAGATATACTATTACGGCAGCCTTACCTTACACTAACGGACCAATTCATATTGGCCATTTGGCGGGGGTTTACGTGCCTTCGGATATTTATTCCCGTTATTTACGATTACAAGGAAGAAACGTGTTGTTTGTTTGCGGAAGCGACGAACACGGTGTTGCCATTTCGATGAAAGCCAAAAAAGAAGGCATTACACCTCAAGAAGTAATTGATAAATACGATGGCATTATCCGTAAATCGTTTGTAGATTTTGGAATTTCTTTTGATAATTACTCTAGAACTTCGGCAAAAATTCATCACGAAACGGCGTCGGAATTCTTTAAAACTTTGTATGACAAAGGCGATTTTATTGAAGAAGTAACCGAGCAATTGTATGACGCCAAAGCCGATCAATTTTTAGCTGACCGATTTGTAACCGGAACTTGCCCAAAATGCGGCAACGAAGAAGCTTATGGCGACCAATGCGAAAAATGTGGTTCTACACTGAACGCTACAGATTTAATCAATCCGAAATCGACCATTACCGGAGAAACGCCTGTTTTGAAATCGACCAAACACTGGTTTTTACCTTTGGATCGTTACGATGCGTTTTTGAAAGAATGGATTTTGGAAGGACATAAAAACGATTGGAAACCGAACGTGTATGGGCAGGTAAAATCGTGGATTGATGGCGGATTAGAGCCTCGTGCCGTAACCCGCGATTTGGATTGGGGAATTGACGTACCCGTTGCAGGTGCCGAAGGAAAAAAATTATATGTGTGGTTTGATGCGCCTATTGGTTACATCTCTTCTTCAAAAGAATGGGCGGCACGCGAAGGAAAAAATTGGGAACCGTATTGGAAAGACCAAGGAACCAAATTAGTTCACTTTATTGGAAAAGATAATATTGTGTTTCACTGCATCATTTTCCCAGCGATGTTGAAGGCGGAAGGAAGTTATATTCTGCCTGATAATGTACCAGCCAATGAGTTCTTGAACTTGGAAGGCAACAAATTATCAACGTCTAAAAACTGGGCGGTTTGGTTGCACGAATATTTGGAAGAATTCCCCAATCAGCAAGACGTATTGCGTTATGCCTTGACTTCGAATGCACCAGAAACCAAAGACAATGACTTTACTTGGAAAGATTTTCAAGCTAGAAATAACAACGAATTGGTAGCGATTTTTGGTAATTTCATCAACCGTGTGGTGGTGTTGACTAATAAATACTACAACGGCATCGTGCCACAACCGAATGAACTTTCGGAAGTGGACGAACAAACTTTGGCCGAATTACAAGCCTATCCAGCGGTAATTTCGAGTTCCATTGAGCGTTACCGTTTTAGAGAAGCTTTGGGCGAAATGATGAATGTCGCTCGTTTAGGAAACAAATATTTGGCCGACGAAGAGCCTTGGAAAGTCATCAAAGACAATCCAGAGCGTGTACAAACCCAAATGTATGTGGCTTTACAAATTGCCGCTGCTTTGAGTACGCTTTGCGAACCCTTTTTGCCTTTTACGGCTAAAAAATTAGCACGTATTTTGAAAATAGAGGAGCCGTTGAATTGGAATACCATTGCTGAAGATAGCGATTTACTAGTTGCCGGACACCAAATTGGCGAAGCGGAATTGCTTTTTGCCAAAATAGAAGACGAAGCAATTCAACAACAAATAGATAAATTGGAAGCTACTAAAACGGCGAATAAGGCCGAGATTGCTTCGTCCCTCGCAATTACCGAACCACAAAAAGAGGTGATTCAATTTGAAGATTTTGCCAAAATGGATTTGCGTGTAGGAACGATTTTGGAAGCCGAGAAAATGCCAAAAGCCAACAAGCTTTTAATCTTAAAAGTAGATACTGGAATTGACGTTCGCACTATTGTTTCGGGAATTGCAGAGAGTTTTGCGCCAGAAGATATCATTGGTAAAAAAGTAACTGTTTTAGTGAATTTAGCACCAAGAAACCTTCGCGGAGTAGAAAGTCAAGGAATGATTTTGATGACTACCAATGCCGAAGGAAAATTAGTTTTTGTAAACCCAGACGCTGAAGGTGTTGGGAATGGTGAGACAATTAATTAG